In Actinoplanes octamycinicus, the genomic window GGACTTCTTGCCGGCGCCGGTCAGGCGCTTCCACACGCGGGAGGTCCACGCTCGGGCGGTCAGCCACAGCACCTGCAGCAAGCTGGTGCCCTTGAGCAGCGCCTCCCCCGCGCACGCCGACGCGCGGTCCATCACCCGCAAGGCATGCGCGTAATCTTTCGGATCGTCGCGCAGCTCCCACAACGTCTCCGCCTGTTCCCAGGCCATCGCTCGGGTCGTGCGGACCAGGATGCGCTGGCTCCAGTCGTCCAGGTCGCCCACGCAGCGGTCGATCTCCAGCTGCCAGGCGGTGGCGAAGCGGCGGCGCAGCAGCGGGATCTGCTGGTAGAAGATCTTGTTCACCAGCAGGTAGTCCGGGTGCTGCGGGCCCTCGCCCGGGTAGCCGAGGCGGTCCCAGGTGGCGAGCAGGGCGAGTGCCAGGTCGTGGTTGATGTGCGCGTTGACGCCGAGGACCGCGGCGTCCATCACGGTCACCTTGTCGTCGTAGGCGCGCCGGAACAGCACCTCCCAGGCGTCCGCCGGGTTCTTGTCCGGGACGCCCCAGGCGGCCAGGGCGGTGAAGTAGAGCCGGGCGAACTCGACGTCGAGGACCTCGAGCCACTCCGGGTCGACGCAGTCCGGGCTGCGCAGACTGTCGGCGACCTGTTCGGTGATGGTCAGATAGAGGGTGTTGAAGGACGCGACACGGTTCGTGCCCGGGCTCGGCGGCAGAAGATCAAGCACTTTCTGTACGGCCTTGAGCCGCTCGATCACGCCGATGATGTCCTCGGGCGGCTCCGCGACCAGCGCGAGCATCTCGTCCTGGGCCGGTGACCAGTCACGTGCGACGGTGCTGACGGCGCGCGCGATCCGCTCCCGGCCCTCGGCGAGCGCGACGGCGCTGGACTCCACCCGTACTCGATCGAAATTCACGTTCTTCATGGTGGGGGTGTCGTCCCGTACGGAAAACCTCTTCGCACGGTCGGATCCCTGACGTATCAGACGAGCGCTTCGGGAATGTCCGGAATCCGCCGTCCCCCGGCGCGGCGGTGTGGACGCCATCATGGTGCCCATGCGATTGAACATTCCCGATCTGGATCAGGGGTTCCGGCTCAAGACGCAGACCATGCTGGCGATCGCGGTGCCGCTGATGTACGAGCAGTTCACCGAGCACATCGACGTGGCCGCGCTGCGGGCCGCCGGGTACGGGTCGGTGGTCACCTCCGCCGAGTTCAGCCGGGGCCCGCAGCCCCTCGCGGTCGGCGGCGAGCTGGACGCGCGGGTCGAGACCCGGCAGGTGGAGCTGTCCGGAAAGGGGCTCGGGCAGCGGTCCAGCCGGATCGGGTTCGAGTGCCGGTACACGTTCGCGGCGCGGCCCGGGACCGGGGATCCGTCGCGGTACCGGGAGACGGTCGCCGGCACGCCGGTCGTCTGCGGGCAGGCGCGGCTGCTGCTCACCCTGATCCGGCGGGACGGGGCGCCCGGGCGGCGGGTGGTGAACGACGTGCTGCCGGAGACCCGGCACCTGGGCGTACACCAACTCGACGATCCGCACCCGGCAGCCGCCGCGCTGGCGCAGCCACCGGAAGCGACGACGGTCGCCGCAGGCGATCGGGACGGGGTGTTCGGGCTCTCCCACACCGACACCAACCAGGTGGTGTTCACCGGCGAACACCTGTCGTTGCTGGAGGGTCAGCTGGCCTGGCTGCTCGCCGAGGCCGGCCGGGAGGTCGCCGCGTGGAGCGTGGAGCGGGTCGCGATGGTCTTCCGGGAGCCGTTCCGGGCCGGGGACCGGTTCCGCGTGCGCGGCCGGCTCTGGGACGACGGCACTGCGGTGATCGGCGTGCACCCGGACGGCGCCGACCAGCCGGCCGTGGTCGGCCGGCTGACGCTGGCGAAACGCTGACGTCAAGCGACCGCGACCAGGTCGCTGGGCACCTCGACGGCGATGTCGGTGGTGCCGCCGGGCGGGCTGAACACCGTGATGAACCCGTCGAACGGCGACAGCCGCCGCTCGATGCCGGTCAGCCCGCTCCCCCGCGCCGGATCGGCCCCGCCCACCCCGTCGTCGTGCACGGTGACCCGCAGCCGCCCGTCGCGGTAGCGCAGGTCGACGCTCGCCTCGGTGGCGTGCGCGTGCTTGACCACGTTGCCGAGCAGCTCGGAGACGACGAAGTAGACGGCCGACTCGACCGGCGGCGACACCCGGCCGGGCACGTCCGCGGTCACCGTGACGTGCACCGGCAGGGTGAGCGCGAGGGCCCGCACCGCGTCGACCAGGCCGCGGTCGGACAGCACCGGCGGGTGGATGCCGCGGACCAGTTCCCGCAGCTCGCGCAGGGCGCTCGCGGAGCTGTTCTTGGCCTCGGTGACCAGCGCCAGGGCCTGCTCCGGGTCCCGCTTGAGCATCGTCTCGGCGGCGGCCAGGGTCATCCCCATCGAGACCAGCCGGGCCTGGGCGCCGTCGTGCAGGTCGCGCTCGATCCGCTGGATCTCGGCGGCCTGCTGGCTGACCGCGTCGGAGCGGGTGTCGGCCAGGTGCCGGACCCGCTCGGCCAGGTCGGCCCGGCTGCGCCCGTCCAGCATGGCGCCGACCCAGTTGCCGTGCAGCCGCAGCAGCCAGGGGCTCAGGTACAGCCCGGCGTAGATCTGCGCCGCGCCGAGCAGCGCGGCCAGGTAGGCGGTGGTCTGGTCGACCAGCGGGACGAACAGGTACCAGCTGTTCTCCCAGCCCCAGTCGTCGACCATGATCTTCCAGGTGAACGGCAGGGTGAGACCGAACAGCCCGTCGAGCACCA contains:
- a CDS encoding DUF5995 family protein, giving the protein MNFDRVRVESSAVALAEGRERIARAVSTVARDWSPAQDEMLALVAEPPEDIIGVIERLKAVQKVLDLLPPSPGTNRVASFNTLYLTITEQVADSLRSPDCVDPEWLEVLDVEFARLYFTALAAWGVPDKNPADAWEVLFRRAYDDKVTVMDAAVLGVNAHINHDLALALLATWDRLGYPGEGPQHPDYLLVNKIFYQQIPLLRRRFATAWQLEIDRCVGDLDDWSQRILVRTTRAMAWEQAETLWELRDDPKDYAHALRVMDRASACAGEALLKGTSLLQVLWLTARAWTSRVWKRLTGAGKKS
- a CDS encoding sensor histidine kinase, producing MFISFVRGLRLAGLAFVDCLLLIWINLCVSVVTIGIGIPLLPKALDRARARTGRQRRLAREWFGVVAEERYLPTPVTQPGFAGHLQRTWGMINDAATWRDLRWLVLNPVAGSFFGLLPALMVLDGLFGLTLPFTWKIMVDDWGWENSWYLFVPLVDQTTAYLAALLGAAQIYAGLYLSPWLLRLHGNWVGAMLDGRSRADLAERVRHLADTRSDAVSQQAAEIQRIERDLHDGAQARLVSMGMTLAAAETMLKRDPEQALALVTEAKNSSASALRELRELVRGIHPPVLSDRGLVDAVRALALTLPVHVTVTADVPGRVSPPVESAVYFVVSELLGNVVKHAHATEASVDLRYRDGRLRVTVHDDGVGGADPARGSGLTGIERRLSPFDGFITVFSPPGGTTDIAVEVPSDLVAVA